A genome region from Proteus vulgaris includes the following:
- a CDS encoding PhzF family phenazine biosynthesis protein, which translates to MQNKAIRSVEHEIKVHLVNSFTRDNKGGNPAGVVLNPPQLSDEQKIAIAKEVGFSETAFVYQGEETDFKVDFFTPEGEVDFCGHATLALFFTLSSLNLLAAGHYTQKTKAGILSVAIDTENIVMEQTLPVSRQAPNVDIVAAALGVNCETISETGLPIEIFSTGLPDMLIPVQLGQLDNLKPNFDAIANLSREFNTIGFHVFELSQDEEITAHCRNFAPLYGINEESATGSSSGALGCYLVKHVFPHKTHFLLEQGRAMQCSSLIHVIIDSTENTIRRVRVGGKATMIGSKIVKF; encoded by the coding sequence ATGCAAAATAAAGCGATACGCTCAGTAGAGCACGAGATCAAAGTGCACCTTGTAAACTCATTTACTCGAGATAATAAAGGTGGCAATCCTGCTGGCGTGGTACTTAATCCTCCTCAATTAAGTGATGAGCAGAAAATTGCTATCGCTAAAGAAGTTGGGTTTTCTGAAACCGCTTTTGTTTATCAAGGTGAAGAGACTGATTTTAAAGTTGATTTTTTTACCCCTGAAGGAGAAGTCGATTTTTGTGGTCATGCTACATTGGCGCTATTTTTTACTTTATCTTCACTTAATTTATTAGCAGCGGGTCATTACACACAAAAAACGAAAGCGGGCATTTTAAGCGTCGCAATTGATACTGAAAATATCGTTATGGAGCAAACATTACCTGTTTCTCGACAAGCTCCAAATGTCGATATTGTCGCTGCTGCACTGGGCGTAAATTGCGAAACTATTTCTGAAACAGGCTTACCCATTGAGATATTTTCAACGGGATTACCTGATATGCTGATCCCCGTACAATTGGGACAATTAGATAATCTAAAACCTAATTTTGATGCAATTGCAAACTTAAGTCGTGAATTTAATACGATTGGTTTTCATGTTTTTGAGCTAAGCCAAGATGAAGAAATCACTGCCCATTGCCGTAATTTTGCCCCTTTATATGGTATCAATGAAGAGTCTGCGACAGGAAGTTCTAGCGGTGCTTTAGGTTGTTATCTTGTTAAGCATGTATTCCCTCACAAAACACATTTTTTATTAGAGCAGGGGCGTGCAATGCAATGTTCTTCTCTTATTCACGTTATTATTGATTCAACAGAAAATACAATTCGTCGAGTAAGAGTAGGTGGAAAAGCGACAATGATAGGCTCGAAAATAGTTAAGTTTTAA
- a CDS encoding histidine phosphatase family protein — protein MRSVFIFLSIFILGFSHMAYSEQTLVFIRHGEKPDNDSGQLTCKGLNRALALPNVLINQFGKPDALFAAAPKQSKLGNSLRSLQTISPIAIKTSLPIHLQYHAKEIKELREDLLSMKYENAVIFIAWEHDNLVKVARDIMKQEGGDPKLIPKWKSSDFDSIYILKIIREGDKKSVIFEQRQQGLDSVSDVCAN, from the coding sequence ATGCGCAGTGTATTTATATTTTTGAGCATATTTATTTTAGGATTTAGTCATATGGCGTATTCTGAGCAAACACTTGTCTTTATAAGACATGGTGAAAAACCTGATAATGATAGTGGGCAACTGACCTGTAAAGGATTAAATAGAGCACTAGCCCTACCTAATGTGCTTATCAATCAATTTGGCAAACCTGATGCCTTATTTGCCGCAGCACCTAAACAAAGTAAGCTAGGAAATTCATTACGTTCACTCCAAACGATTTCACCTATTGCTATTAAAACCTCATTGCCTATTCATCTTCAATATCATGCTAAAGAGATAAAAGAGTTGCGTGAAGATCTGTTAAGTATGAAATATGAAAATGCAGTGATTTTTATTGCATGGGAGCATGATAATTTAGTTAAAGTGGCACGAGATATCATGAAGCAAGAAGGGGGGGATCCTAAATTAATACCTAAATGGAAAAGCAGTGATTTTGATAGTATTTATATCTTAAAAATAATCCGAGAGGGTGATAAGAAAAGCGTCATATTTGAACAAAGACAGCAAGGGTTAGATAGCGTGTCGGATGTTTGCGCTAATTAG
- a CDS encoding methyl-accepting chemotaxis protein has protein sequence MFFKNFKIRTKLTIAFTTFVMLIMLGSGFALMGLNSANQDIHDVVDDIYPATVKANLLINNFNEFIIFQQLTMLDEQGSLAAEQESKKAEITAKIAQLLKELDETTHDAESKKILAEVYDIRQQYITSQNFVVKAFNENNRHAAVNELITKTSAIQLRYRDKILAFIELQNQKMEKAGDAVERDFIEKRVFLVLLTLVSIIVGSILGWFITRGITLPLEKAINFAKAIASGDLTQDVNTDYHDEAGILLQALADMKMHLLDVVQNVQNGAENISSAAEQITAGSQNLAARTEEQATSVEETASSMEQMTSTIKNTAAHTHDAINVAEKTEIVVHHNGEMMLQLTEKMRAINSSSSQMTDIINLIDAIAFQTNILALNAAVEAARAGEHGKGFAVVAGEVRLLAQKSADSANDIRTLIDNSSTQTQEGMELVEQAGSQIQKMITDVEEISALLREIGQASNEQSDGISQINNAISQLDSTTQQNAGLVEESVAAAGSLNEQAVNLNKLVNYFQIKNI, from the coding sequence ATGTTCTTTAAAAACTTTAAAATTCGTACAAAGTTAACCATCGCATTTACAACTTTTGTGATGTTAATTATGTTAGGTTCTGGTTTTGCACTAATGGGTTTAAATAGTGCGAATCAAGATATTCATGATGTCGTTGATGATATCTACCCAGCCACAGTAAAAGCCAATTTGCTGATTAATAATTTCAATGAGTTTATTATATTTCAGCAACTCACTATGCTTGATGAGCAAGGGAGTTTAGCCGCTGAGCAAGAGAGCAAAAAAGCAGAGATCACCGCTAAGATTGCGCAATTACTGAAAGAATTAGACGAAACCACACACGATGCTGAGTCAAAAAAAATCTTAGCTGAAGTTTATGATATTCGTCAGCAATATATCACCTCTCAAAACTTCGTGGTGAAGGCATTTAATGAAAATAATAGACACGCAGCCGTCAATGAACTAATAACAAAAACGTCCGCTATTCAGTTAAGGTATCGCGATAAAATCTTAGCGTTTATTGAATTGCAAAATCAAAAAATGGAGAAAGCGGGTGACGCTGTTGAGCGTGATTTTATTGAGAAAAGAGTATTTTTAGTATTATTAACCCTCGTCAGCATTATTGTGGGCAGCATTTTAGGGTGGTTTATTACTAGAGGTATTACTCTTCCATTAGAAAAGGCAATAAACTTTGCCAAAGCGATTGCCAGTGGTGATTTAACACAAGATGTTAATACTGATTACCATGATGAAGCAGGAATATTATTACAAGCGCTTGCTGACATGAAAATGCACCTATTAGACGTGGTGCAAAATGTACAAAATGGTGCTGAAAATATTTCGTCAGCAGCAGAACAAATTACGGCTGGTAGTCAAAATTTAGCGGCAAGAACAGAAGAACAAGCGACATCAGTAGAAGAAACAGCAAGCTCGATGGAGCAAATGACGTCAACGATTAAAAATACCGCTGCTCATACTCATGATGCCATTAATGTTGCTGAAAAAACTGAAATTGTCGTCCATCATAATGGCGAAATGATGCTTCAGTTAACTGAAAAAATGAGAGCAATAAATAGTTCATCATCTCAAATGACTGATATTATTAATTTAATTGATGCCATTGCATTCCAAACGAATATTCTTGCGCTAAATGCCGCGGTTGAAGCCGCTAGAGCGGGTGAACATGGTAAAGGTTTTGCGGTTGTTGCTGGTGAAGTCAGGTTACTCGCACAAAAAAGTGCAGATTCCGCTAATGATATACGCACCCTTATCGATAATTCATCAACTCAAACACAAGAAGGCATGGAGTTAGTTGAACAAGCAGGCTCGCAAATTCAGAAAATGATCACTGATGTCGAGGAGATCAGTGCATTATTACGAGAAATCGGGCAAGCAAGTAATGAGCAAAGCGATGGTATATCGCAAATCAATAATGCTATAAGTCAGCTTGATTCAACGACACAACAAAATGCGGGATTAGTCGAGGAGTCTGTCGCTGCCGCCGGTTCACTCAATGAACAGGCAGTAAACCTCAATAAATTAGTTAATTACTTTCAGATTAAAAATATCTAA
- a CDS encoding NAD(P)H-dependent oxidoreductase translates to MNILLINGGQNFGHSAGRLNRTLHDIASEHLVTLGHSVKETQIEEGYDIEEEIEKFLWADTIVYQMPGWWMMMPWKVKKYMDDVYTLGHGKLYENDGRTRRDPKKQYGTGGLLQGKQYMISVTWNAPVEAFNEFGNFFDGRGVDGVYFAFHKSQQFLGLSQLPTFMTNDVIKEPNVDQDIIEYKAHLTHVFG, encoded by the coding sequence ATGAATATTTTACTGATCAATGGTGGTCAAAACTTTGGTCACTCTGCAGGTCGACTAAACCGTACATTACATGATATTGCCTCTGAGCATTTAGTAACATTAGGTCATAGTGTTAAAGAAACTCAAATAGAGGAAGGCTATGATATCGAAGAAGAAATTGAAAAATTCTTATGGGCTGACACTATTGTATATCAAATGCCAGGTTGGTGGATGATGATGCCATGGAAAGTGAAAAAGTATATGGATGATGTCTACACCTTAGGACACGGTAAATTGTATGAGAACGATGGGCGTACACGTCGTGATCCTAAAAAACAATATGGTACAGGCGGTTTGCTACAAGGAAAACAATATATGATTTCCGTAACTTGGAATGCGCCAGTTGAAGCTTTTAATGAATTTGGTAATTTCTTTGATGGTAGAGGTGTTGATGGTGTTTATTTTGCTTTCCACAAATCTCAACAATTTTTAGGGCTGTCTCAATTACCTACTTTTATGACAAATGATGTGATCAAAGAGCCAAATGTTGATCAAGATATTATTGAATATAAAGCGCATTTAACTCATGTTTTTGGCTGA
- the yafC gene encoding DNA-binding transcriptional regulator YafC, with protein sequence MKATSEEARVFVEVVEHKSFTKAADKLNLANSAVSRTVKKLEDKLGVNLLNRTTCQIDLTVEGELYFQRMKVILQEMQAAENELYGTQSSPKGLLRIDAATPVVLHLLIPFISIFRQQYPDIILSLVSSETFVNLIERKVDVAIRVGHLTDSSLRARPLFNSYRKIIASPKYLEQKGIPTTAQALSEHTCLTFTEPVSLNTWPLEIEKNELITVTKGISSNSGETLRQLCVSGEGIACLSDFMVNKDIQEGQLVELFSDKLQSIPLPFHAVYYSDRVVSQRIRVFIDSLTQYLSDTLKL encoded by the coding sequence ATGAAAGCAACATCAGAAGAAGCGAGAGTATTCGTTGAAGTTGTTGAACATAAAAGCTTTACAAAAGCTGCAGATAAACTGAATTTGGCTAACTCAGCCGTCAGCCGTACAGTGAAAAAATTAGAAGATAAATTAGGTGTTAATTTATTGAATAGAACGACTTGCCAAATTGATCTTACCGTAGAAGGAGAACTTTATTTTCAACGGATGAAAGTGATTTTGCAGGAAATGCAAGCCGCTGAAAATGAGTTATATGGTACACAAAGCTCACCTAAAGGTTTATTACGAATAGATGCGGCTACCCCTGTTGTATTACATCTCTTGATCCCTTTTATTTCTATTTTTCGTCAACAATACCCTGATATTATTTTATCCCTAGTTTCATCAGAAACTTTTGTAAATTTAATTGAGCGTAAAGTGGATGTGGCTATACGAGTAGGTCATTTAACTGATTCAAGTTTACGTGCACGCCCTTTATTTAATAGCTATCGTAAAATTATTGCTTCGCCAAAGTATCTAGAGCAAAAAGGAATTCCGACAACAGCACAAGCGTTAAGCGAGCATACTTGTTTAACATTTACAGAGCCTGTTTCATTAAATACATGGCCTTTAGAAATCGAAAAGAATGAATTAATTACGGTAACAAAAGGAATATCTTCAAACAGTGGTGAAACATTAAGGCAATTATGTGTGAGTGGTGAAGGGATTGCTTGTTTATCTGATTTTATGGTGAATAAAGATATTCAAGAAGGTCAATTAGTTGAGCTATTTAGTGATAAATTACAGTCGATCCCATTACCTTTTCATGCGGTTTATTATAGTGATCGCGTGGTGAGTCAGCGCATTCGCGTTTTTATTGACAGTTTAACTCAATATTTATCTGACACATTAAAGTTGTAA